One part of the Parabacteroides distasonis ATCC 8503 genome encodes these proteins:
- a CDS encoding MATE family efflux transporter: MRASNRIIVNTLAQYVRTIINLLLSLYSARLVLDILGVDDYGIYSLVAGVVSMLSFLTNSLVGSTQRFLSFCQGRGELERLQAVFSNSLLLHIALGLGITLTLESLAPFLFHGFLNIPEGREEAAVIVYQQVITMVYISFIAAPYRALLVSRENIVYTSLIDVLDGVLKVFFVVLLPFIPLDSLVAYGWIIMLISLFNLLAFAIYSHRKYEECVYPCLRLFSWGYVKELFSFTGWITYSALCIALRNQGVAIVLNRVMGTAVNAAYGIGAQISGMVSFVSSSFSNAIAPQLMASEGSGNRSHMWLLAEMESKFSFLLLAMVGVPTLFEMRPLLELWLVEVPRNTVLFGSMFLMMQIVDMLTSGLGLANRAMGKIGTYTIVTYTPKLLILPLSWWVLREGGSLIVIAVLMVMVETFCMWLRIPLLRREGGFNGAAYCRAVFLKSLPPVLAGGLCCWLVCWFMDFPFRFLMTFAFSIPLFAYTAYRYSLTALERDKVDAILVRMRRILV; this comes from the coding sequence ATGCGAGCATCAAACAGAATTATCGTAAATACATTGGCGCAATATGTGCGCACCATCATCAATCTATTGCTTTCGCTTTATTCGGCCCGTCTGGTGCTGGATATTTTAGGCGTAGATGATTATGGAATCTATTCGTTGGTGGCGGGTGTTGTGAGCATGCTCTCGTTTCTTACCAACTCGTTGGTGGGAAGTACCCAGCGTTTCCTTTCGTTCTGTCAGGGTCGGGGGGAGTTGGAACGTCTGCAAGCGGTTTTTAGTAACAGTCTCTTGCTCCATATCGCCTTGGGGCTAGGGATCACGTTGACCTTGGAGTCGCTGGCTCCCTTCCTGTTTCATGGCTTCTTGAATATACCGGAAGGGCGCGAGGAGGCCGCAGTCATTGTTTATCAGCAGGTCATTACCATGGTCTATATCTCCTTTATCGCCGCTCCCTATCGGGCATTACTGGTGTCGAGGGAGAATATAGTTTACACCTCCTTAATCGATGTGCTCGATGGGGTGCTGAAGGTGTTTTTTGTGGTATTGCTCCCTTTTATACCTTTGGACAGCTTGGTGGCTTATGGCTGGATCATAATGCTGATCAGCCTGTTCAACCTATTGGCCTTTGCGATCTATTCGCACCGTAAATACGAGGAGTGTGTCTATCCCTGCCTTCGCCTGTTTAGCTGGGGCTATGTAAAAGAACTTTTCTCCTTTACGGGTTGGATTACCTACTCCGCCTTGTGCATCGCCTTGCGCAATCAAGGCGTGGCTATTGTATTGAACCGGGTAATGGGTACGGCCGTGAATGCTGCCTATGGCATTGGGGCTCAGATCTCGGGAATGGTCAGCTTTGTCAGTTCCTCCTTTAGCAATGCGATCGCTCCCCAGTTGATGGCATCGGAAGGTAGCGGCAACCGGTCGCACATGTGGCTGTTGGCTGAGATGGAAAGTAAGTTTTCCTTTTTGCTCTTGGCGATGGTAGGTGTTCCTACGCTCTTTGAGATGCGTCCCTTATTGGAACTTTGGCTGGTGGAGGTGCCGAGGAATACGGTGCTTTTTGGCAGTATGTTTCTGATGATGCAGATCGTGGATATGCTCACTTCCGGCTTAGGCTTGGCGAACCGGGCGATGGGAAAGATCGGCACTTATACAATCGTCACCTATACGCCCAAGCTGCTTATTCTCCCTTTGAGTTGGTGGGTGTTGCGAGAAGGAGGATCATTGATCGTTATCGCTGTCTTGATGGTAATGGTAGAGACTTTCTGCATGTGGTTGCGCATTCCGCTACTCCGTAGGGAAGGGGGATTCAATGGAGCCGCCTATTGCCGTGCCGTTTTCTTGAAAAGCTTGCCTCCAGTATTGGCGGGTGGCCTTTGCTGTTGGTTGGTTTGCTGGTTCATGGATTTTCCATTCCGTTTCTTGATGACGTTCGCTTTCTCCATCCCCCTCTTTGCCTATACCGCCTACCGCTACTCCTTGACCGCCTTGGAGCGGGATAAGGTAGATGCGATTCTTGTGCGGATGCGGAGAATATTGGTTTAG
- a CDS encoding NAD-dependent epimerase/dehydratase family protein — protein MSQLIKQDIEEFVRSFELSAQLGHTIFLITGGTGLIGSTLIHCLLALNRNIRIVAPVRCKAKAQDMYESEEHTHIHFIECDLSSFDYSEIGEVDFIVHCAAPTSSKFFVEKPVETFNTIVNCTQVLLEYVRRFPVKGFVYLSSLEVYGTILDDSNLVTEEVQGYLDPMATRSSYPMAKRAAENLCALYAAEYNLNIMVARLTQTTGANVSSTDNRYVAHFCRLTSKGDNIILYSKGESAKPICYTIDCVSAILYILLKGEKGNAYNVANADTYISARGLAELLRDNFNPNISVEFRLNDNMGYAPETKLRLSTAKLQELGWSPQNDLKAILSKLISTYK, from the coding sequence ATGAGTCAACTTATTAAACAAGATATAGAGGAGTTTGTGAGATCTTTTGAGCTTTCCGCACAACTTGGTCATACAATTTTTCTTATTACAGGAGGAACAGGACTGATAGGTTCTACTTTAATACATTGTTTATTAGCGTTAAACAGGAATATTCGTATTGTCGCACCTGTACGCTGTAAAGCTAAGGCGCAAGATATGTATGAAAGTGAGGAGCATACTCATATACATTTTATAGAGTGCGATTTGTCTTCATTTGATTATAGTGAAATTGGTGAAGTGGATTTCATCGTGCATTGTGCAGCCCCTACTTCAAGTAAATTTTTTGTCGAAAAGCCAGTAGAAACATTTAATACGATTGTTAATTGTACGCAAGTTTTATTGGAGTATGTAAGGCGTTTTCCGGTAAAAGGCTTTGTCTATTTATCATCATTGGAAGTGTATGGTACTATTTTAGATGATTCCAATCTTGTAACAGAAGAGGTTCAAGGCTATTTGGATCCAATGGCGACACGTAGTAGTTATCCGATGGCAAAACGTGCTGCTGAAAATTTATGTGCGTTGTATGCGGCTGAGTATAATTTGAATATAATGGTGGCTCGTTTGACACAAACGACAGGAGCTAATGTAAGTAGTACGGATAATCGTTATGTTGCCCATTTTTGCCGTTTAACATCCAAGGGGGATAATATTATTTTATATTCTAAAGGTGAGTCTGCTAAACCTATTTGCTATACAATAGATTGTGTTTCAGCGATACTTTATATATTACTCAAAGGTGAAAAAGGCAATGCGTATAATGTAGCAAATGCAGATACTTATATTTCTGCAAGGGGATTGGCTGAACTTCTAAGAGACAACTTTAATCCAAATATAAGTGTGGAGTTTAGATTAAATGATAATATGGGGTATGCCCCAGAAACAAAATTAAGATTAAGTACCGCTAAGTTGCAGGAATTAGGGTGGTCGCCCCAAAATGACTTGAAAGCTATCTTATCAAAACTTATTTCAACTTATAAATAA
- a CDS encoding acyltransferase family protein, giving the protein MARDISIDILRCIALIGIVVIHCEPESLWLRQIRNFDVPLMVFLSGVSYTLSIKDENTLIDGGYLKYVIKRFKRLILPTWIFLGIYSILFTIVTHKWIDYQFVLRNAFFYTGWYVWIIRVFFVISICAPLIYPLVRKMSLSKICVVATVTLIVYEEISQVTDSYLYYLIILNIPYILFFVLGSVMWRVHYKYVMLLLAVSVFLYTALAVTLFSIEGRVVQTSVYKYPPRLYYTSYAMMCILLLWVVRHRICDVLRFCGLKDFFKYIGSHTIWIYFWHIPILDFATKLNISFAQRFFLVFGMALMITIFQNIIVDKIVQRLNNKDMVNDLKILFKG; this is encoded by the coding sequence ATGGCTAGAGATATTTCTATAGATATACTTCGATGTATAGCGTTGATTGGAATTGTTGTGATTCATTGCGAACCGGAATCCCTATGGCTTCGTCAGATCCGTAATTTTGATGTTCCTTTGATGGTTTTCCTTTCCGGCGTATCTTATACCTTGTCAATAAAAGATGAAAATACATTAATTGACGGGGGGTACTTAAAATATGTTATCAAAAGATTCAAGCGGTTGATTTTGCCGACTTGGATTTTCTTGGGTATATATAGTATTCTGTTCACGATCGTCACTCATAAATGGATCGATTATCAATTTGTATTACGAAACGCTTTTTTCTATACGGGCTGGTATGTTTGGATCATAAGAGTGTTTTTTGTGATTTCTATATGTGCTCCCCTTATCTACCCCCTGGTGAGAAAGATGAGTTTGAGTAAAATTTGTGTTGTGGCTACGGTTACATTGATTGTTTATGAGGAAATATCTCAAGTAACAGACAGTTACTTATATTATCTGATCATTCTCAATATTCCATATATTCTCTTTTTTGTCTTGGGTAGCGTTATGTGGCGTGTCCATTATAAATACGTAATGTTATTATTGGCTGTCTCCGTTTTTTTATATACAGCGTTAGCGGTTACACTTTTTTCGATCGAAGGGAGAGTAGTGCAAACAAGTGTGTATAAGTACCCGCCTCGCTTGTATTATACATCCTATGCCATGATGTGCATTTTGTTGTTATGGGTCGTGCGACATAGGATATGCGATGTATTAAGGTTTTGTGGTTTGAAGGATTTCTTCAAGTATATAGGTTCACATACTATTTGGATCTACTTTTGGCATATACCCATTTTGGACTTTGCCACTAAGTTGAATATCTCTTTCGCTCAAAGGTTTTTCTTGGTCTTTGGGATGGCTTTAATGATTACTATTTTCCAGAATATTATAGTTGATAAGATAGTGCAAAGATTAAATAATAAGGATATGGTTAATGATTTAAAAATACTATTTAAAGGTTGA
- a CDS encoding O-antigen polymerase: MLTVFILLVSLITIYIIKIQNIDRPSKRILYLYSLYWFISLFLSTLGLYDYKVPKFETLFCLCISCWALIGGFLLIKCPVKSVDLKQSGIQLSIRGFFKNKLFVGVLVVLTCYSLYLLYKFYTFMALGDLYQIRNLYFESGDLNIYGALFPNMNYWILKPFSFLCAGLFGFGVLYYRSKLLLLIFVMLFSLSSLGGGRIDYFRYLVIPLLLFGYCFYPKRFKITLKKGLLILVMSAAMFFLLTIIGAGRRGYMEFDKESLDVGVEMTTENLMSYSYGPIVAFDYALNNNYLDKLGGYSYGTLTFNAFNGLLDIAFRMIGISYGTNFSDFVILKQDTWITLSRQNFDKNWNALFSWNFYFYLDFGIVGMIVFPFLFGILMRKSICWFYRYQNVSSMILLNIFFLSLILSVIDFNLSSMSMGVLMIFLYIKMYNYKLK, translated from the coding sequence ATGCTGACTGTATTTATACTACTTGTTTCGCTGATAACGATCTATATAATTAAGATTCAAAATATAGATAGGCCATCAAAAAGAATTCTTTATTTGTATTCTTTATATTGGTTCATTTCTTTATTTTTGTCTACGCTAGGATTGTATGATTATAAAGTTCCTAAATTCGAAACGTTATTCTGTTTGTGTATTAGCTGTTGGGCCTTGATAGGTGGTTTTTTATTAATTAAATGTCCAGTTAAGTCTGTAGATTTAAAGCAATCTGGAATTCAACTTTCAATACGTGGCTTTTTTAAGAATAAGCTATTTGTTGGAGTTCTAGTTGTATTGACGTGTTATAGTTTATATCTCTTATATAAATTCTATACGTTTATGGCTTTGGGGGATTTGTATCAGATCCGGAATTTATATTTTGAGTCAGGAGATTTGAATATATATGGGGCACTATTCCCCAATATGAATTATTGGATTTTAAAGCCATTCAGCTTTCTATGCGCTGGATTGTTTGGCTTTGGCGTTCTTTATTATAGATCTAAATTATTACTCCTTATTTTTGTCATGTTGTTTAGCTTGTCATCTTTAGGGGGAGGAAGAATTGATTATTTTCGATATTTGGTTATTCCTTTATTGTTGTTTGGATATTGCTTTTATCCTAAAAGATTTAAGATTACATTAAAAAAGGGACTTTTGATCCTAGTGATGTCTGCTGCAATGTTTTTTTTGCTAACTATAATTGGTGCTGGAAGGCGTGGATATATGGAATTTGATAAAGAAAGTTTGGATGTGGGAGTGGAAATGACTACAGAGAATTTAATGAGTTATAGTTATGGCCCTATTGTCGCATTCGATTATGCCTTGAATAATAACTATCTTGATAAGCTAGGTGGTTATAGCTATGGAACCTTGACATTTAATGCTTTTAATGGATTACTAGATATCGCCTTTAGGATGATTGGTATTAGTTATGGTACAAATTTCTCTGACTTTGTCATTTTAAAACAGGATACATGGATCACACTTTCGAGACAAAATTTTGATAAGAATTGGAATGCCTTATTCAGTTGGAACTTTTATTTCTATTTGGATTTTGGAATTGTAGGAATGATCGTTTTTCCATTCCTGTTCGGAATTCTTATGAGAAAGTCTATTTGTTGGTTTTATCGTTATCAAAATGTGTCTTCAATGATACTGTTGAATATATTTTTTCTGTCATTGATTCTTTCAGTCATTGATTTTAATTTGTCTTCTATGTCTATGGGCGTTTTAATGATATTTTTATATATAAAAATGTATAATTATAAGTTGAAATAA
- a CDS encoding glycosyltransferase family 2 protein, whose product MSDLNKEKIAIVVVGYNRLYPIQRLLKSLEAANYRESDIPLVLSIDCGGNDDLNSYVNDYKWPFGEKYVIIHEKRLGLKQHIFSCGDLTKYFKGIILLEDDIYVSPCFYNYALDACSYYDKDSNAACIALYAKTLNEVVSMRFTPCKSAYSVYAIQIAITWGQCWTTRMWKDFRVWLDNFDDTRFENIDIPDQVKSYTRAWSKYFYAFLVENGKFVVSPYESYTTNFSEIGEHAMTLNPVAQVPIVNCYKSCNFAPVNELVQYDSFMNPLHMGKYVGIGDEDLCVDLSGGRKHVSKRYLLSVEKKTYKVLNQYALALRPIEENVKKHIQGEGIFLYDTSQVDPYGVEEHHPIQFLLYYLGGYQTRMLMKVVKYRLLQRLPKKIRLMLK is encoded by the coding sequence GTGTCTGATTTAAACAAAGAAAAGATTGCGATAGTAGTTGTTGGATACAATCGATTGTATCCCATACAACGGCTGTTGAAGTCCTTAGAAGCGGCAAATTACAGAGAAAGTGATATTCCGTTGGTTCTTAGTATAGATTGTGGGGGAAATGATGATTTAAATTCTTATGTAAATGATTATAAATGGCCTTTTGGAGAAAAGTATGTAATTATCCATGAGAAAAGACTAGGCTTAAAACAGCATATTTTCTCTTGTGGTGATTTGACGAAATATTTTAAAGGTATCATCTTATTAGAAGATGATATATATGTAAGCCCTTGTTTCTACAATTATGCTTTAGACGCTTGTTCCTATTATGATAAGGACTCCAATGCTGCTTGTATTGCATTATACGCTAAGACTTTGAATGAAGTTGTTTCTATGAGATTTACTCCTTGTAAAAGTGCTTATAGTGTCTATGCGATTCAAATTGCTATCACATGGGGCCAATGTTGGACAACTAGGATGTGGAAAGATTTTAGAGTTTGGCTAGACAATTTTGATGACACACGTTTTGAAAATATTGATATTCCAGACCAAGTTAAGAGCTATACAAGAGCATGGTCTAAATATTTTTATGCGTTTTTAGTTGAAAACGGTAAGTTTGTGGTATCACCATATGAGTCTTATACAACGAATTTTTCTGAAATAGGTGAGCATGCGATGACATTAAATCCTGTAGCTCAAGTCCCAATTGTGAATTGTTATAAGTCATGCAACTTTGCTCCTGTTAATGAACTAGTACAATATGATTCATTTATGAACCCTTTACATATGGGCAAATATGTGGGGATTGGAGATGAAGATTTGTGTGTCGATTTGTCTGGTGGAAGGAAGCATGTATCCAAACGCTATTTACTTTCGGTAGAGAAAAAAACTTATAAGGTATTGAATCAATACGCATTAGCTTTAAGACCTATTGAAGAAAATGTAAAGAAGCATATTCAGGGTGAGGGCATATTTTTGTATGATACTTCACAGGTTGATCCTTATGGAGTTGAAGAACATCATCCCATTCAGTTCTTGTTATACTATTTAGGAGGATATCAAACTAGAATGTTGATGAAAGTTGTCAAATATCGTCTTTTACAGAGGCTACCTAAGAAGATTAGGCTGATGCTAAAATAG
- a CDS encoding CDP-glycerol glycerophosphotransferase family protein, which translates to MKFLNVIFKGHSISELIQEVIYVFIGYFFLMISYCTPRNKKKWVFGNKKIFKDNTKYLFIYMQEQHPEIQTIWITSSRRLVKRLRALSYSAYYKYSLKGLYHSLTAGVYVSTVNSNHINFFTSGRVFNVNLWHGISLKAMVDNKAVPADRSFLSRVCMPYVYEQYGLFFSTTPTIDDQYLRFFRFDPQVLYHGMSPRCSFMMMDHERLLRYIEEKEDPLMLDIIHTSRKYNKVFVYMPTWRINYGTHFMDYAFPDLYALNKAFSKINAILLLKLHPSMTYDAFKYKDLKHIYYIDANIDLYPILPFTDIMISDYSSIWYDYLLLPNKGVIHYDFDVDSYAKNEFGFFRDYKTFTPGVHASDFKQLLATIESSSSLQISEERRTWILDEMWGKGRSTNNEDLIKEICKRVEQVL; encoded by the coding sequence ATGAAATTTCTTAATGTTATTTTTAAAGGACATAGTATTTCCGAACTTATTCAAGAGGTAATTTATGTATTTATAGGGTACTTTTTCCTAATGATTTCTTATTGTACTCCTAGGAACAAAAAAAAGTGGGTGTTTGGTAACAAAAAGATCTTTAAGGATAATACTAAATACCTCTTTATTTATATGCAGGAACAGCATCCAGAAATCCAAACGATCTGGATAACTTCCTCACGCAGGTTGGTCAAACGTTTACGAGCATTGTCTTACAGTGCATATTATAAGTATAGCCTTAAAGGATTATATCATTCATTGACCGCAGGTGTTTATGTCAGTACGGTAAATTCAAATCACATTAATTTTTTCACTTCCGGGAGAGTTTTCAATGTGAATCTGTGGCATGGAATCTCTTTGAAAGCGATGGTTGATAATAAAGCAGTTCCAGCAGATCGATCGTTTCTTTCACGTGTATGTATGCCTTATGTCTATGAGCAATATGGCTTGTTCTTTTCAACCACGCCAACGATAGATGACCAGTACTTGCGATTCTTTCGGTTTGATCCGCAAGTATTGTATCATGGTATGTCGCCTCGTTGTTCGTTTATGATGATGGATCATGAGCGTTTGCTTCGCTATATCGAAGAAAAAGAAGACCCCTTGATGTTGGATATTATTCATACTTCACGGAAGTATAACAAGGTATTTGTTTACATGCCCACATGGCGTATCAACTATGGTACGCATTTTATGGACTATGCCTTTCCTGATCTGTATGCCTTGAATAAGGCATTTTCAAAAATAAATGCCATATTATTACTCAAGCTTCATCCTTCCATGACGTATGATGCGTTTAAATATAAGGATTTGAAGCATATCTATTATATAGATGCCAATATTGATTTGTATCCGATTTTACCTTTTACGGATATTATGATATCTGACTATTCTTCTATTTGGTATGACTATTTATTATTACCCAATAAAGGGGTTATCCATTATGATTTCGACGTAGATAGTTATGCGAAAAACGAATTCGGATTCTTTCGTGACTATAAGACATTTACACCAGGAGTACATGCTTCAGATTTTAAGCAATTGCTAGCAACGATAGAAAGTAGCAGCTCGCTACAGATTTCTGAAGAAAGGCGAACTTGGATATTGGATGAGATGTGGGGAAAAGGCAGATCTACGAACAATGAAGACTTGATCAAGGAAATATGTAAACGTGTGGAACAAGTACTCTAA
- a CDS encoding UDP-glucose dehydrogenase family protein has translation MNIAIVGTGYVGLVSGTCFAEMGVNVTCVDVNEQKIQCLQNGVMPIYEPGLEELVKRNMEYGRLRFTVNLKEAMKEVEVVFSAVGTPPDEDGSADLKYVLEVARSFGKYINRYTILVTKSTVPVGTAQKVKEAIRQELEKRGEDIPFDVASNPEFLKEGAAIKDFMSPDRVVVGTESKRAEEVMTRLYQPFLINNFRVLFMDIPSAEMTKYAANAMLATRISFMNDIANLCELVGANVDHVRKGIGSDARIGTKFLYAGCGYGGSCFPKDVKALIHTAIEKELHLEVIEAVERVNEKQKFIVFRKLVDFLGDVKGKTIALLGLAFKPETDDMREAPALVVIEQLLVAGAQVKVFDPVAMSECKRRIGDSVTYCENLYDCVDGADAFALMTEWRQFRLPSWNVVKNVMRGNVIVDGRNIYNRQELEKLGFVYTRIGER, from the coding sequence ATGAATATCGCAATTGTTGGCACGGGCTATGTCGGCTTGGTGTCGGGCACCTGTTTTGCTGAAATGGGTGTGAACGTCACTTGTGTGGACGTGAATGAGCAGAAGATCCAATGCTTGCAAAATGGGGTAATGCCTATTTATGAGCCGGGACTGGAGGAATTGGTGAAACGAAATATGGAATATGGCCGTTTGCGTTTTACGGTAAATTTAAAGGAGGCGATGAAGGAGGTGGAGGTCGTCTTTTCTGCCGTGGGTACACCTCCGGATGAGGATGGATCCGCTGATTTAAAATATGTATTGGAGGTGGCTCGTAGTTTTGGTAAATATATCAATCGATATACGATATTAGTCACTAAATCGACCGTACCAGTAGGTACGGCACAAAAAGTAAAAGAGGCTATTCGGCAGGAGTTAGAGAAGCGGGGTGAGGATATACCGTTTGATGTGGCTTCCAATCCAGAGTTTCTGAAAGAGGGAGCAGCCATTAAAGACTTTATGAGTCCGGATCGTGTTGTGGTAGGTACAGAGAGTAAACGGGCTGAAGAAGTGATGACAAGATTATATCAGCCTTTCTTGATCAACAACTTCCGTGTCTTGTTCATGGATATTCCTTCCGCTGAAATGACGAAGTATGCGGCGAATGCGATGTTGGCTACTCGTATCTCTTTCATGAATGATATCGCTAATCTTTGTGAGTTGGTAGGGGCGAATGTAGATCACGTACGTAAGGGCATCGGCTCTGATGCCCGTATTGGAACCAAATTCTTGTATGCGGGTTGTGGTTATGGTGGATCTTGTTTTCCAAAAGATGTAAAGGCCTTGATCCATACGGCGATAGAGAAGGAGTTGCATCTGGAGGTGATTGAGGCGGTAGAGCGGGTGAATGAGAAGCAGAAATTTATTGTTTTCAGAAAGCTTGTCGACTTTCTGGGAGATGTGAAAGGTAAGACCATCGCTCTTTTAGGACTGGCGTTTAAGCCGGAGACCGATGATATGCGCGAGGCCCCGGCTTTGGTAGTGATCGAGCAACTGCTGGTGGCAGGTGCGCAGGTGAAAGTCTTTGACCCGGTAGCCATGTCGGAGTGCAAGCGCCGTATAGGCGACTCTGTTACCTATTGCGAGAACCTGTATGATTGCGTGGATGGGGCTGATGCCTTCGCTTTGATGACCGAATGGCGTCAATTCCGTTTGCCCTCTTGGAATGTAGTCAAGAATGTAATGCGTGGCAACGTGATCGTGGACGGCCGAAACATCTATAACCGTCAGGAATTGGAAAAGCTAGGGTTCGTGTATACCCGAATAGGGGAGAGGTGA
- a CDS encoding IspD/TarI family cytidylyltransferase, whose translation MKNIAVIFAGGSGVRMNTRSKPKQFLELRGKPIIIYTLELFDNHPLIDGIVVVCLESWIPFLKKMLKKFEINKVVKIVSGGDSGQDSIYRGLCAVEDYCKDKGEENAVVLIHDGVRPLIVDETITRNIEKVHEKGSAITVVPAIETFVIQKEEGQMVIPDRSSCLLARAPQSFYLKDILSIHRKNKENGNITFIDSCSMMSYFGYKMATIEGPMENIKITTPTDYFIFRAMVEVHENQQIFGF comes from the coding sequence ATGAAAAATATAGCAGTCATTTTTGCGGGGGGATCCGGTGTAAGAATGAATACTAGGTCTAAACCTAAACAATTTCTGGAGTTAAGGGGTAAACCTATTATTATTTATACGCTTGAACTTTTTGACAATCACCCTTTGATTGATGGTATTGTAGTGGTATGCCTTGAATCGTGGATTCCTTTTTTGAAAAAGATGTTGAAGAAGTTTGAGATCAACAAGGTGGTTAAAATTGTATCAGGAGGTGATTCCGGGCAAGATTCTATCTATAGAGGTCTTTGTGCCGTGGAGGATTATTGCAAGGATAAGGGGGAGGAGAATGCCGTGGTGCTTATTCATGATGGGGTCCGGCCTTTGATCGTGGATGAGACAATTACACGGAATATTGAAAAAGTACATGAAAAAGGAAGTGCCATAACTGTCGTACCTGCCATAGAAACTTTTGTCATCCAGAAAGAGGAGGGACAAATGGTGATTCCCGATCGTTCTTCTTGCCTGCTGGCCCGGGCACCTCAAAGCTTTTATTTAAAGGATATCCTAAGTATCCATAGAAAGAATAAAGAAAATGGTAACATTACTTTTATAGATTCTTGTTCTATGATGAGTTATTTTGGGTATAAGATGGCAACCATAGAGGGACCTATGGAGAATATTAAAATTACGACTCCTACCGACTATTTTATATTTAGGGCTATGGTAGAGGTGCATGAGAATCAACAAATTTTTGGGTTTTAA
- a CDS encoding polysaccharide biosynthesis protein, with protein MSVFENKTLLITGGTGSFGNAVLRRFLDSDIKEVRIFSRDEKKQDDMRHFLQAQRPEVAHKVKFYIGNVRQREAVDFAMDGVDYVFAAAALKQVPSCEFFPMEAVRTNVEGTNNVLLSAIDHGVKNVVVLSTDKAAYPINAMGISKAMMEKVAIAQGRALGANAKTTICCTRYGNVMASRGSVIPLWVEQMMDGKSITITDPNMTRFMMTLDDAVDLVVYAFTHGENGDLFVQKAPAATLFTLATALKEIYAKVDPRYGDTEVRVIGTRHGEKLYETLVTREEMSKAIDMGDYYRIPCDNRDLNYDKFFTEGNEEVSVIEDYHSHNTARLDVEGMKKLLMRLRFIQEDLGLLPCAKGREIRSE; from the coding sequence ATGTCTGTATTTGAAAATAAAACCCTGTTAATTACAGGTGGTACGGGCTCTTTCGGAAATGCCGTGCTTCGTCGTTTCTTGGATAGCGACATTAAGGAGGTTCGTATCTTTTCGCGTGATGAGAAGAAGCAGGATGATATGCGTCATTTCTTGCAGGCGCAACGCCCCGAGGTAGCTCATAAGGTAAAGTTTTATATTGGAAATGTGCGCCAACGTGAAGCGGTGGATTTCGCTATGGATGGGGTAGATTATGTGTTTGCCGCTGCTGCCTTAAAGCAGGTCCCCAGTTGTGAGTTCTTCCCTATGGAAGCTGTGCGTACGAATGTTGAGGGTACTAATAATGTGTTGCTCTCAGCGATCGATCATGGAGTGAAGAACGTGGTGGTGCTTTCTACCGATAAGGCGGCTTATCCTATCAATGCCATGGGTATCTCTAAGGCGATGATGGAGAAGGTGGCTATTGCGCAGGGACGTGCCTTGGGTGCTAATGCGAAGACTACTATTTGCTGTACTCGCTATGGCAACGTGATGGCTTCTCGAGGCTCAGTGATTCCTTTGTGGGTGGAGCAGATGATGGATGGCAAGTCTATCACTATCACTGATCCGAATATGACTCGCTTTATGATGACGCTGGATGATGCCGTGGATTTGGTGGTTTATGCCTTTACGCATGGCGAGAATGGTGACTTGTTCGTACAGAAGGCTCCTGCCGCTACGCTTTTTACTTTAGCTACGGCCTTGAAGGAGATTTACGCCAAGGTTGATCCTAGGTATGGAGATACGGAGGTGAGAGTGATCGGTACCCGTCATGGCGAGAAGCTTTACGAGACACTTGTTACCCGCGAGGAGATGTCTAAGGCGATTGATATGGGAGATTATTATCGTATCCCTTGTGATAACCGTGACTTGAATTATGATAAGTTTTTTACCGAGGGTAACGAGGAGGTCTCGGTTATCGAGGATTACCATAGCCATAATACCGCACGCCTAGATGTGGAGGGCATGAAGAAGCTATTGATGCGTTTACGTTTTATCCAAGAGGACCTTGGGCTGTTGCCTTGCGCTAAGGGCAGGGAGATCCGTTCGGAGTAA